The genomic interval GCACCTGGACGACGAGGTCGGCGACGACGAGAAGGCGCAGGACGAGGCGCACCGCCGCTATGTCCTGCAGAACCAGTGCATGGCGGCGGCGACCGTGATGCAGCTCCCCGACGGGGCCCGGCCGTCGGCCGCCCTGCAGAAGTCCGTGCTCGACGCCCCGGCGCGCAAGGACAACACCGACCCCACGATCTCCGAGGACTCGCAGGACGCCTGGATCCGCGCGGGCCTGGAGAGCGAGGGCGACCTCGGCGCCTGCAACTCCTGGACGGCCGAGACCTCCGACGTGAGCTGAGCCGGTCGGCCGCGCGCCGCAGCAGACGTCGGCCGGGAGCCGCCACGTGCCGCCGACCGCCGTCGGCGCACTCTTCGATGTCGCCCCGTGAGACCTCAACGGCCATATGGGGTCGAGACCTCATGGAGAGACATCGAAGCGCACGCGCACCCACCGCCTCCACGCCCACGGCCCGAAGCACGCGTCCCGGGTACACCTGAACCCGCAGGTCAGAGCCCCCGCTGTGTCCGACCATCCACCGCCCTTGCCGCCGCCTTCAAAGTAGTTTAATGTTGAACCATCTTCAGACGCTGAGCCCAGGAGGCCGTCATGCAGTTCGGAATCTTCACCATCGCGGACATCACGCCCGACCCCACCACGGGGCGCGTGCCCACCGAGCACGAGCGCCTCGAGCTCATGGTCGAGGAGGCGAAGCTCGCCGAGCAGGTGGGCCTGGACGTCTTCGCGATCGGCGAGCACCACAACCCGCCCTTCGTCACCTCCTCCCCCACCACGACCCTCGCGTACATCGGCGCGCAGACGAAGGACCTCATCCTCTCGACCGCGACCACGCTGATCACCACGAACGACCCGGTGAAGATCGCCGAGGACTACGCGATGCTCCAGCACCTCACGAACGGCCGCGTGGACCTGGTGATGGGGCGCGGCAACACGGGCCCCGTCTACCCGTGGTTCGGCAAGGACATCCGCAAGGGCCTCGAGCTCGCGATCGAGAACTACGACCTGCTGCACCGCCTGTGGCGCGAGGACGTCGTGGACTGGCAGGGCGAGTTCCGCACCCCGCTGCAGCAGTTCACCTCGACCCCTCGCCCGCTCGACGGCGTGGCGCCCTTCGTGTGGCACGGCTCGATCCGCTCCCCGCAGATCGCCGAGCAGGCCGCCTACTACGGCGATGGGTTCCTGCACAACAACATCTTCTGGCCCATGAGCCACACCAAGCAGATGGTGCAGCTGTACCGCGAGCGCTATGAGCACTACGGCCACGGCAAGGCCTCGCAGGCGATCGTCGGGCTCGGCGGCCAGGCCTTCATGCGCAAGAACTCCCAGGACGCGATCGCGGAGTTCCGCCCCTACTTCGACAATGCGCCGGTCTACGGCGGCGGCCCCACGATGGAGGACTTCACGAAGCAGACGCCGCTGACCGTCGGCTCGCCCGAGCAGGTCGTCGAGCGCTACCTGGGCATGGCCGACGCCGTCGGCGACTACCAGCGCCAGCTGTTCCTCATGGACCACGCGGGCCTCCCCCGCCAGACCGTCCTCGAGCAGATCGAGCTGCTGGGCACCGAGGTCGTCCCCGTCCTGCGCCGCGAGCTCGAGGCGCGTCGCCCGGCCGACGTCCCCGAGGGGCCGACGCACGCCGCGATGGTCGCGGCGCGAGACGCCGAGAACGGCGCCTTCGATGCGTCGTACCGTTTCGAGACGGGCGACAACTGGACCGGTCTGCGCGCCGAGGACCGCGGCTGACGCGGACCGGCCGTCGCATCCCGTCGTCCGTCCACCCGTCGTCCGTCGCTCCGCCACCTCACCGAAGGAGGCCACCGTGCCCCGCGCCTACCGCGTCCTGACCCTCACCGCGGGCCTGTCGACCCCGAGCTCGACCCGCATGCTCGCCGACCAGCTCACCGCCGCCGCGCGCACCGCCCTCGAGGCCTCGGGGACCGAGGTCGAGGCCTCCACGATCGAGCTGCGCGAGCACGCCCATGACCTCACCGATGCCCTGCTCTCGCACTTCCCCGGCGAGCGCCTGCGCCCCGTGGTCCAGGCGATCAAGGAGGCCGACGCGGTGATCGCGGTGACCCCGATCTTCAACGTCGGCCCGTCGAGCCTGTTCAAGCTGCTCATCGACGCGCTCGACAAGGACCTCTGGCGCGGCAAGCCCGTGCTGCTCGGCGCGACCGCCGGGACGGCCCGCCACTCCCTGGCACTGGACTTCGCGATCCGGCCGATGTTCTCGTACCTGCGCGCGGAGATGGTGCCGACGGCCGTGTTCGCGGCCTCGGCCGACTTCGGCGGCGCCTCGGCCGCCGAGTCCTCGCAGGATCCGCTGGCCGAGAGGGCGCACCGCGCGGGCGGGGAGCTCGCGGCGATGCTGGGCGCAGGCGTCGGGCGGGCGGACGGGCCCGGCGGGACCGACGACGGCTCGGAGAGCACCGACGGGGACGGCGACGCCGGCTCCGCCGACGGCGCTCCGGCGCTCGACGCGGAGTTCTCGGACTTCGTGCCGATGGGGCGGCTCCTCGGGCACTGACCGCACCGGGTTCCGGGCATTCCGCCCGCCCGGCGGAGGTCGGGACGACGCATCCTCCGCGAGGCCTCCTCACGCCCGGTAGCGTGGGCGGAGACCGCCGCAGCCAGGAGGAACCATGCACGCAGCCCGCCTCACCGACTCCCTCTGCTACCACGGCGAGGGCCCGATCTGGTCGGCGAGCTGGGGCGCGGGCGGCGCGCTGCGCTTCGTCGACATGCTCGCCGGGTCCTTCCTCGAGCTCGATCCCGCGAGCGGTGGCATCACCCGCACCGAGGTGCCGAGCCCGGTGGTCGCATGCGTGCGGCCGCGCCGCGGCGGCGGGGCGGTGCTCGCCCTCGAGAAGGGCTTCGGACTCCAGGACCCCGACGGCACGATCACCGCGCTGCCCGCCCTGTGGGAGGAGCCCGTGCGGATGAACGAGGGGACGGTCGCGCCCGACGGCACCTTCTGGTGCGGCTCCATGGCCTATGACCGCGCCGAGGGAGCGGCCTCGATGTGGCGGCTCGGCACCGACGGCGCGGCGATCCGCGCATGGGGCGACGTCACGATCTCCAACGGGCTGGCGATGCCCCCCGACCACGCGCACGCCTACTACGTGGACACCCCCACCGGCCGCGTCGACGTGCTGGACTGGGACGAGACCGCGGGGTTCGTCGACCGACGCACCTTCCGCGACCTGGACGACGAGGACGGCCACCCCGACGGCCTCACCGTCGATGCCGAGGGCCGCGTGTGGGTCGCGATGAACGGCGCCGGACGGGCGCTGTGCCTCGAGGCCGACGGCACCATGGCCGAGCGCATCGAGGTGGGTGCCCGCCAGGTCACCGCCTGCACCTTCGGCGGCGAGAACCTCACGACCCTCTACCTCACCACCAGCAGGGAGAACCTCCCCGAGGGCGAGGATCCCGCGGCGGGGTCCCTGTTCGCGGTCGAGCCGGGAGCCCGTGGCATCGATGAGGAGCTGGTGTTCGGTGGGTGAGGCCGACGTCGCCGCCGCCCTCACCCGCGGCCCGCGCGGGCTCCGCACCCTGCTCGAGTTCGCGCTGCGCAGCGAGGACGCGGCGATGGGCGATGACGTCGGCCCGCTCGCGGTGCTGGTGCACGACGCGGCGCACCATCGGGACGACTCGAGCTTCGCCGCGATGATCACCGAGGAGGGCCGCGTGGTCCCGAATCTCGAGGTGCCCGATCCGGGGATGGACGAGGTCGCCGACGCACTCGACTCCGTGGTGCTGCTGCTGGAGCCGTCGCATGACCTGATGCTTCGCTGCGTCGCCGACGCCGTGACCGAGGCCCGCTACTGGCAGGCGCCGGCGGGATCCGATGCCGTCGCGATGACCGCCCCCGTGCGCAGAGCGCTCCACCGCGTCGCCGATCGCCTGGCGAGCGAGCGCTCCGTGCGGGACTGGTGGTCCGACATGGATGCCGATCATCAGGTCCACGTGCTGTGGATCGACCCCGACGCGCCCGAGAGCTTCGTCGGCCGCGCGCCGCGTCCTTCGGTCGAGGATCTCCGTGCGGACGCTGCCCGCAGCGGCGACGTGGCCATGTGGGAATCCGCGCCCACCTCTTTCCGTGCGATGACCACCGGTCGTTGGCCTGACGGGACGCCCACACATCTCTGGCTCGTCGAGGACGAGCAGGGCTGGACAGAGGCATTCGCCGACCCGGTCGAATCTGCCGCCGGACGCGACGTGCTCGAGATCCGCTCGGCGCAGGACTGGGTCGCGCTGTGCCGCCGCCATCCGCAGGACGTCACGCGGATGCGCCGCGAGACCTGGGGACCGGCGTCCGGGCACGAGGGGGCATGGGTGCAGCCGAGCTGGGCTGCGATTTCGAGGACGCACGACGCAGTCCACCTCGGCCTGGGCGCCTACCTCGATCTCGCCGGGCGCGCCATCGACGTCGACGGCCGGTCCGCCACGATGGTCGCCGGCTGGCATCCGGACGCGACGTACTGGTTCCGCGAGCCGCCGGACCCGATCGGCGCGCCCGAGCCATGGCGCTTCGTCGACACGGAGGCCGGTGCCGGGGGCGACGATCTGGCGTGGATGCGCGCCGAACATGCCGCCCGCTTCCGGACGGTGGGCACGTGAGCGCGGGCCGCGCCGGTCCCGCCGCGGACGTCGGCCGCTGGTTCTCGACCGGCTCGCGCAGCGCGGACACGGGAGCCGACTCCGGGCACCACTCGTTCCGCACCCACGCCCGCGACCGCCCCTGGGGCCCCGCGGACCCCTCGCTCTACGGCCTGCTGAGCACTCCCGAGGAGGTGCTCGGCGCCCTCGATGTGCTGCAGCGCGGTCCGGTCACCGTGCTGACCGGGGCCGGGCTGTCCACGGAGTCGGGGCTTCCCGACTATCGCGGGCCGCGCGCGGTGCCGCGCACCCCGATGACGTACCAGGAGTTCGTCCGCTCCGATCTGTCGCGGCGCCGCTACTGGGCGCGCTCGACGGTCGGCTGGACCCAGTTCGGCACCGCCCGGCCGAACCGCGGGCACCGCCTGCTCGCCGCGCTCGCCGCGCCCCTCGAGGTCACGGGCGTGATCACCCAGAACGTCGACCGCCTGCACGAGGAGGCGGGGTCGGACCCGGTCGTCGACCTGCACGGACGCCTCGACGTGGTGCGCTGTCTGGACTGCGACAGGACCATCTCTCGCGACTCCCTGCACTCGCGCCTGCTGGGGATGAACCCCGACATCGCCGCACGCCTCGAGGACCTCGCCCGGGACGCCGCCCAGGCACCGGACGGCGACGCCGAGGTGGATCGCACGAGCCGCTTCCGCTACCCGCCGTGCTCACTGTGCGGCGGGATGCTCAAGCCCGACGTCGTGTTCTTCGGGGAGAGCGCACGGCGCGAGATGGTCGCCGACGCCTTCGCGCTGCTCGAGCGCTCGCGCGCCCTGCTCGTGCTCGGCTCGAGCCTCACCGTCATGTCCGGCCTGCGATTCGCCCGCCAGGCCCTCGCTGACGGCAAGCCCGTGGTGATCGTCAACGACGGCCCGACCCGGGCCGACGACCGCGCGACCGTCCGCGTCCACGGCCGCGTCGCCGACGTGCTGGGCGCCTGGGCTCTGGAGCTCGGGATGCCGAACCACCACCGACACGCGAGGAGACTCGATCCATGATCCGTCCCGGCCTCTGCTCCATCACCTTCCGCGACCTCTCGCCGCAGGAGGTCGCCGATCGCGCCGCGCACGCCGGCCTCGCCTGCATCGAATGGGGCGGGGACGTGCACGTCCCGCCCGGGGACACGGAGAGCGCCGAGCGGGTCCGGCTCGTCACCGAGCAGGCGGGGCTCTCCGTCGCGTCCTACGGCTCCTACCTTCGATTCGACGGCGACGAGGCCGGCCATCTCGCGAGCGCGGACGCGGTGCTCGCCTCCGCCCGCGCCCTGCGTGCACCGCGGATCCGCGTGTGGGCGGGCGGCACGGGCTCCCGTCAGAGCTCGGCCTCGCAGCGGGCCCTGACCACCCGGCGCATCCGCGAGTTCGCGATGCGTGCGGGCGAGCACGGGATCGACCTCGGCCTCGAGTTCCACGGCGGGACGCTCACCGATGAGATCGGGTCGACCATGCGCCTGCTCGACGAGGTCGCCGCGGAGAACGTGCGAACGTACTGGCAGCCGCACCAGGACATGCCGGACGGCGACGCCCTGCAGACGCTGCGCACCGCGCTGCCGCGCACGTCGACGATCCACGTGTTCTCGTGGTGGCCCGGCGCCACGCGCCTGCCGCTCGCGGAGCGCGCGGACCTGTGGCGCGCGGCGTTCTCGACCCTGCAGGCCGAGGGCTCGGACCGCGACGCCCTGCTGGAGTTCGTCCCGGACGATGACCCCGCGGTGCTCGACCACGAGGCGGCGACGCTCCGCGAACTGATCGAGGAGGGGCGAGCCGCCGCGCGGTGAGTAGCGGCGGGGCATTCGTCCTTCAGTGCGAGATCTCCTCGAGAACGCGGTCCTTGGTCTCGGTCGCCCACTTCGCCACGACGACGGCGGCGATCGCCGCGATCGCGGCGAAAATCCCGCAGACGAGTCCGAGACCACTCGTGACCAGTGATCCGACCATGACGGGGCCGATCATGGAGGCGATCCGCAGCCAGGACGTCGCCGCACCGACTCCCACGGCACGGATCCTCGTCGGGTAGATCTCCGGTGTGTAGAGGTACAGGCCGATGCTCGCTGCCCCCGCGGCGAGATAGGCGAGCGACCCGAAGACGAGCACCTGCCACGGCTGCTGGGCGCCGAGGAGCGCGAGGACGCCCATCATCACGGCGGAGCCAGCGAGCGAGAGGATGAAGATCCTGCGACGCCCCAGCAGGTCGATCGTGAACGCGCAGATCGCGGCCCCCAGGAACGCGCCGAGGTTGCCGATCAGGGCGTAGTTCAGCGAGGTCTCGAGCGGCAGCCCGAAGTGCCCGCGGTACAGGGAGGGCAGCCACGTCCCGATCCCGTAGTAGACGATGTAGGTGGCGAACCAGATCAACCAGACCGTCAGGGTGCGACGGCGGTAGTCGGGTCCCAGGAGCTCGCGCATCCGTCCTCGGGCCTCGCGGATGCCGATGCCCAGCGGCTCCGGGTCATCCAGGGCCCGACCGGCCCGCACCACGGCGCTCTCGATCCGGAGCATCTGTGCGTCGGCGGCCTCCTCGCGACCGCGGGCGGCGAGCCAGCGCGGAGATTCGGGCACCACCCGGAGGATCGGCAGGATGAGCAGGACAGGCAGCGCTCCGACGAGGAACATGCCCTGCCATCCGAAGGCCGGCACCACGAACCTGCCCACGACGGCGCAGAGAACGACTCCCACGGAGAAGATCAGCTCGAACAGCAGCACGAAGCGACCGCGGCCCTTCGCCTTGGTGATCTCGTTGATGTAGACAGCGCCGATGGGGACCTGCCCGCCCAGGCCGACTCCCTGCAGGAGCCGCATGAGCAGCAGCATCCAGAAGCCCGTCGACAGTGCGCACAGCACGGAGAAGACCGAGAACACGCCGATGGCCAGGGCCATCGCGCGCGTACGTCCGAAGCGCTCGGCAACGCCCGAGATCAGCAGTGCACCGATCAGCTGGCCGAGGTACCCGATCGAGATGAGCGCCGCGATCTGCGTCCCCGTAAGCCCCCACATCGGGGTGAGCACCGGCAGCACCTGTGCGATCGCCAGGGCATCGAAGGCGTCGAAGAAGGTTCCGGTGCCGATGAGCAGACGGATCTTGACCTGCCACCGGCTGAGCGGAAGGCGCTCGAGCCTGCTGGCGACGTTCGATGGCGTCCC from Brachybacterium kimchii carries:
- a CDS encoding Sir2 family NAD-dependent protein deacetylase; this translates as MSAGRAGPAADVGRWFSTGSRSADTGADSGHHSFRTHARDRPWGPADPSLYGLLSTPEEVLGALDVLQRGPVTVLTGAGLSTESGLPDYRGPRAVPRTPMTYQEFVRSDLSRRRYWARSTVGWTQFGTARPNRGHRLLAALAAPLEVTGVITQNVDRLHEEAGSDPVVDLHGRLDVVRCLDCDRTISRDSLHSRLLGMNPDIAARLEDLARDAAQAPDGDAEVDRTSRFRYPPCSLCGGMLKPDVVFFGESARREMVADAFALLERSRALLVLGSSLTVMSGLRFARQALADGKPVVIVNDGPTRADDRATVRVHGRVADVLGAWALELGMPNHHRHARRLDP
- a CDS encoding sugar phosphate isomerase/epimerase family protein; the encoded protein is MIRPGLCSITFRDLSPQEVADRAAHAGLACIEWGGDVHVPPGDTESAERVRLVTEQAGLSVASYGSYLRFDGDEAGHLASADAVLASARALRAPRIRVWAGGTGSRQSSASQRALTTRRIREFAMRAGEHGIDLGLEFHGGTLTDEIGSTMRLLDEVAAENVRTYWQPHQDMPDGDALQTLRTALPRTSTIHVFSWWPGATRLPLAERADLWRAAFSTLQAEGSDRDALLEFVPDDDPAVLDHEAATLRELIEEGRAAAR
- a CDS encoding LLM class flavin-dependent oxidoreductase, translated to MQFGIFTIADITPDPTTGRVPTEHERLELMVEEAKLAEQVGLDVFAIGEHHNPPFVTSSPTTTLAYIGAQTKDLILSTATTLITTNDPVKIAEDYAMLQHLTNGRVDLVMGRGNTGPVYPWFGKDIRKGLELAIENYDLLHRLWREDVVDWQGEFRTPLQQFTSTPRPLDGVAPFVWHGSIRSPQIAEQAAYYGDGFLHNNIFWPMSHTKQMVQLYRERYEHYGHGKASQAIVGLGGQAFMRKNSQDAIAEFRPYFDNAPVYGGGPTMEDFTKQTPLTVGSPEQVVERYLGMADAVGDYQRQLFLMDHAGLPRQTVLEQIELLGTEVVPVLRRELEARRPADVPEGPTHAAMVAARDAENGAFDASYRFETGDNWTGLRAEDRG
- a CDS encoding SMP-30/gluconolactonase/LRE family protein, whose protein sequence is MHAARLTDSLCYHGEGPIWSASWGAGGALRFVDMLAGSFLELDPASGGITRTEVPSPVVACVRPRRGGGAVLALEKGFGLQDPDGTITALPALWEEPVRMNEGTVAPDGTFWCGSMAYDRAEGAASMWRLGTDGAAIRAWGDVTISNGLAMPPDHAHAYYVDTPTGRVDVLDWDETAGFVDRRTFRDLDDEDGHPDGLTVDAEGRVWVAMNGAGRALCLEADGTMAERIEVGARQVTACTFGGENLTTLYLTTSRENLPEGEDPAAGSLFAVEPGARGIDEELVFGG
- a CDS encoding MFS transporter; this encodes MTIDSTEGGAGGPGSRSEDAAGDTPWRSAGTPSNVASRLERLPLSRWQVKIRLLIGTGTFFDAFDALAIAQVLPVLTPMWGLTGTQIAALISIGYLGQLIGALLISGVAERFGRTRAMALAIGVFSVFSVLCALSTGFWMLLLMRLLQGVGLGGQVPIGAVYINEITKAKGRGRFVLLFELIFSVGVVLCAVVGRFVVPAFGWQGMFLVGALPVLLILPILRVVPESPRWLAARGREEAADAQMLRIESAVVRAGRALDDPEPLGIGIREARGRMRELLGPDYRRRTLTVWLIWFATYIVYYGIGTWLPSLYRGHFGLPLETSLNYALIGNLGAFLGAAICAFTIDLLGRRRIFILSLAGSAVMMGVLALLGAQQPWQVLVFGSLAYLAAGAASIGLYLYTPEIYPTRIRAVGVGAATSWLRIASMIGPVMVGSLVTSGLGLVCGIFAAIAAIAAVVVAKWATETKDRVLEEISH
- a CDS encoding CE1759 family FMN reductase — protein: MPRAYRVLTLTAGLSTPSSTRMLADQLTAAARTALEASGTEVEASTIELREHAHDLTDALLSHFPGERLRPVVQAIKEADAVIAVTPIFNVGPSSLFKLLIDALDKDLWRGKPVLLGATAGTARHSLALDFAIRPMFSYLRAEMVPTAVFAASADFGGASAAESSQDPLAERAHRAGGELAAMLGAGVGRADGPGGTDDGSESTDGDGDAGSADGAPALDAEFSDFVPMGRLLGH